Proteins from one Hemibagrus wyckioides isolate EC202008001 linkage group LG16, SWU_Hwy_1.0, whole genome shotgun sequence genomic window:
- the LOC131367116 gene encoding uncharacterized protein LOC131367116: MFYLSCVDASVGFFPAINTQICTKVNQTETISHHQIHQGQSTTISCHYSKKRSQALAVYLRTNQRLCDYNNLNTTWTKQFCNDDIRFLWIPETEEISFQLLNLQINDSGVYTCTVEHYFPPPTRCLGQERIFIHVTASPSVSVACVRGHDGAPTMLCASEGFYPAGLKQAWLRDGEYISYMNTALQRPTYEETLSTSHINWTYRNNTDGSYSLLSYLHLSADIKEQVMYYCWVNHTTLSKPITVIMSSTECTEREVEFTGMNF; the protein is encoded by the exons ATGTTTTATCTGTCATGTGTGGATGcttctgtgggtttttttccag ccatAAATACTCAGATTTGCACTAAAGTCAATCAGACAGAGACCATCAGTCACCATCAGATCCATCAGGGACAGTCAACTACCATCAGCTGCCATTACAGCAAAAAGAGAAGTCAAGCTCTTGCAGTATATTTGAGAACAAACCAAAGACTGTGTGACTACAACAATTTAAATACAACCTGGACTAAACAATTCTGTAATGATGACATCAGATTTCTGTGGATTCCAGAAACAGAGGAAATATCATTCCAGCTCTTAAATCTTCAGATAAATGATTCAGGTGTCTACACGTGTACTGTGGAACACTACTTCCCACCTCCTACAAGGTGTTTGGGACAGGAGAGGATATTCATTCATGTAACAG CATCTCCTTCTGTTTCTGTGGCATGTGTGAGAGGGCATGATGGAGCACCCACAATGCTTTGTGCTTCTGAGGGCTTTTACCCTGCTGGTCTGAAGCAGGCCTGGCTCAGAGATGGAGAATACATCAGTTACATGAACACTGCACTTCAAAGACCGACATATGAAGAAACTCTGAGCACTTCTCACATCAACTGGacctacagaaacaacacagatgGGTCCTACAGCCTTTTGTCATACCTTCACTTGTCTGCAGACATAAAAGAGCAGGTGATGTACTACTGCTGGGTGAATCACACAACACTGAGCAAACCAATCACGGTTATCATGTCCTCTACTGAGTGCACTGAGAGAGAAGTGGAATTTACAGGTATGAATTTTTAA